A window from Cryobacterium sp. PAMC25264 encodes these proteins:
- a CDS encoding M20/M25/M40 family metallo-hydrolase has translation MAPPTEPGPVDTGRHSTLTPAANGHLDPVALAARLITIDSVNPDLAPGGAGETEIAAWCAEWLATRGFEVHRLEERVGRPSIVGIKRGTGAGRSLMLNAHLDTVGVDGYEGDPFAGERHSGRLHGRGAFDTKGGLAAVLVAAQRATLTPLAGDVLVTLVADEEFGSAGTEEVLRRFSADSAVVVEPSELSLTVCHRGFAWFDLTLHGRAAHGSMPEQGVDAIRHAGLVLRALDDLRTGLEQKPPHPLLGHGTVRVAVIAGGTDAATVAPSCTLTIERRTLPGETPDEVEAELRRLLDHLAQGAADFGYTLTRLVARAAFEADPDWPIVLELAEQAERVLGHPVEQRGEPFWTDAALVLEAGIPCLLFGVDGGGAHATAEWATERSIHQVADVLEATIVSICA, from the coding sequence ATGGCGCCCCCCACCGAGCCCGGTCCCGTCGACACCGGTCGGCACAGCACGCTCACCCCTGCCGCGAACGGCCACCTCGATCCGGTCGCGCTGGCGGCCCGCCTCATCACCATCGACTCGGTCAACCCCGACCTCGCTCCCGGCGGCGCCGGCGAGACGGAGATTGCCGCCTGGTGCGCCGAGTGGCTCGCGACCAGGGGGTTCGAGGTGCACCGCCTGGAGGAACGCGTCGGGCGGCCCTCCATCGTGGGGATCAAACGCGGCACCGGCGCCGGCCGGTCGCTGATGCTCAACGCCCACCTCGACACCGTCGGCGTCGATGGCTACGAGGGTGATCCTTTTGCGGGCGAACGGCACTCCGGCCGGCTGCACGGGCGCGGTGCGTTCGACACCAAGGGCGGCCTGGCCGCCGTGCTCGTCGCCGCGCAGCGGGCCACGCTCACGCCGCTGGCCGGCGACGTGCTCGTGACCCTGGTGGCCGACGAGGAGTTCGGCAGCGCCGGCACCGAGGAGGTGCTCCGGCGTTTCAGCGCCGACTCGGCCGTCGTGGTCGAGCCCAGCGAACTCAGCCTCACCGTCTGCCACCGGGGCTTCGCCTGGTTCGACCTCACGCTGCACGGCCGCGCGGCACACGGCTCGATGCCGGAGCAGGGCGTCGACGCCATCCGGCACGCCGGTCTGGTGCTCCGCGCCCTCGACGACCTCCGCACCGGGCTCGAGCAGAAACCCCCGCATCCGCTGCTCGGCCACGGCACGGTGCGAGTGGCCGTCATCGCCGGCGGCACGGATGCGGCCACGGTCGCCCCGTCCTGCACCCTCACGATCGAGCGGCGCACGCTCCCCGGCGAGACGCCGGACGAGGTTGAGGCGGAGCTGCGCCGCCTGCTGGACCACCTGGCGCAGGGCGCCGCCGACTTCGGCTACACGCTCACCCGGCTGGTGGCCAGAGCCGCCTTCGAGGCCGATCCCGACTGGCCGATCGTGCTCGAGCTGGCCGAACAGGCCGAGCGGGTTCTCGGGCATCCGGTCGAACAGCGCGGCGAGCCCTTCTGGACCGATGCTGCGCTGGTTCTCGAGGCGGGCATCCCGTGCCTGCTCTTCGGCGTCGACGGCGGCGGAGCGCACGCAACGGCGGAGTGGGCGACCGAGCGCTCCATCCACCAGGTGGCCGACGTGTTGGAAGCAACCATCGTCTCGATCTGCGCCTGA
- a CDS encoding CPBP family intramembrane glutamic endopeptidase, whose product MGDDATVTVPAMPGRSSGRSMVRVLAAALVSVSAVLLFGLRLPLPGYAALAAALLVAFLADRALFRDLGLIAVGLLIISTISVEANISYPNMALMGLVLSAAVFVPYLLSRRLLGDREVWFPIRTGQRWTTLERWYLVGVLLLGYLILPTYFIRSGAYLNWPGISAPDELGRLFVGVGFVGIWDELFFICLVFALLRRHFSFWSANLLQMVIFVSFLWELGYRSWGPLLTIPFALLQGYTFSITKSLTYVVCVHLLFDLVVFLVLVHAHNRDWLAVFLY is encoded by the coding sequence ATGGGAGACGACGCGACCGTGACCGTGCCGGCGATGCCGGGGCGGTCATCCGGCCGGTCGATGGTTCGGGTGCTGGCCGCGGCACTGGTCTCGGTGTCGGCGGTGCTTCTGTTCGGGCTGCGACTGCCCCTACCCGGCTACGCGGCACTGGCGGCGGCGCTGTTAGTGGCGTTCCTGGCTGACCGCGCGCTCTTCCGGGACCTGGGCCTGATTGCCGTGGGGCTGCTCATCATCAGCACGATCTCGGTCGAAGCGAACATCAGCTACCCCAATATGGCCTTGATGGGACTGGTGCTCTCCGCTGCCGTGTTCGTGCCATACCTGCTGTCCCGCCGACTGCTCGGCGACCGGGAGGTGTGGTTCCCGATCCGCACCGGGCAACGTTGGACCACCCTGGAGCGCTGGTATCTCGTGGGCGTGCTGCTGCTGGGCTACCTGATCCTGCCGACCTACTTCATCCGTTCCGGCGCCTACCTCAACTGGCCGGGCATCAGCGCTCCCGACGAACTCGGCCGGCTCTTCGTGGGTGTGGGCTTCGTGGGCATCTGGGACGAACTGTTCTTCATCTGCCTGGTTTTCGCCCTGCTCAGGCGGCACTTCTCTTTCTGGAGCGCGAACCTCTTGCAGATGGTGATCTTCGTGTCCTTCCTCTGGGAGCTCGGCTACCGCAGCTGGGGACCGCTGCTGACGATCCCGTTCGCGCTGCTGCAGGGCTACACGTTCTCGATCACGAAGTCGCTCACCTATGTGGTGTGCGTGCACCTGCTCTTCGACCTGGTGGTGTTCCTGGTTCTGGTGCACGCCCACAACCGGGACTGGCTCGCCGTCTTCCTGTACTGA
- a CDS encoding PadR family transcriptional regulator: MTPIFAHGSLRLYLLSLLAERPRHGYELIQALSDRFGGTYSPSAGTIYPRLAKLEEEGLVTKTAGDRKTVYEITDAGRAELAARADDLRNIEEEVTDSVRRLADEVRTGVTEAMKSLRADLASAARQAKAEHARAEHTKPTADARPAGDANRALREADMVLNDFRQQLRADLRTQAYRSTVPEDTVPELRRQLDAVRASILDSLKR, from the coding sequence ATGACCCCGATCTTCGCCCACGGCAGCCTGCGCCTGTACCTGCTCAGCCTGTTGGCCGAGCGGCCACGGCACGGCTACGAACTGATCCAGGCGCTGAGTGACCGCTTCGGCGGCACCTACAGCCCCAGCGCCGGCACGATCTACCCGCGCCTGGCCAAGCTCGAAGAAGAAGGCCTGGTGACCAAGACCGCCGGCGACCGCAAGACCGTCTACGAGATCACCGACGCCGGGCGAGCCGAACTGGCCGCGCGCGCCGACGATCTGCGCAACATCGAGGAGGAGGTGACCGACTCGGTGCGTCGTTTGGCCGACGAGGTGCGCACCGGTGTCACGGAGGCCATGAAGAGCTTGCGTGCCGACCTGGCCAGCGCGGCCCGGCAGGCCAAGGCCGAGCACGCTCGCGCCGAGCACACCAAGCCCACTGCGGATGCCCGCCCGGCCGGCGACGCCAACCGGGCCCTCCGCGAGGCCGACATGGTGCTGAACGACTTCCGGCAGCAGCTGCGCGCCGACCTGCGTACCCAGGCCTACCGCTCAACGGTGCCGGAGGATACCGTGCCGGAGTTGCGCCGGCAGCTCGATGCCGTGCGCGCGAGCATCCTCGACTCGCTCAAGCGGTGA
- a CDS encoding APC family permease, which yields MTPEGNPPAPEARSPKRWIIGEPLPSEHLDGQLLPKHLALPIFASDPLSSVAYAPQELLMILTLGGLAFLSFAPWVAAVVVLLLVVVVASYRQLIKAYPNGGGDYEVASKNLGEKAGLVVASALLVDYVMTVVVSVASGVDNIISALPGLAPFRVELAVLFVILLAAVNLRGVAESSKAFALPTYLFIGSVLLMIVVGLGRVALGDAPVAESAGFDVQAHNLAQTAFILLLLRSFASGCSALTGVEAIANGVPAFKRPKIKNAQITLTLMGAIAITLFVGLTALALFSKVHYAENPCDLIGWAECATEPQRSLIAQIAAATFGNNSLMFFVLQGATAMVLLLAANTAFNGFPLLGSVLARDSYAPKSLSTRGDRLIYSNGVVLLALAAIVIIVVYQANLTVLIQLYIIGVFVSFTIGQTGMVKHWLTLLKTDPPNRGSIIRSLSINGFGALLTGVVLIVVTITKFTHGAWLVFLMMPILFMLMLGVNRYYRDVAKEVEVDPITTFGSQGDHAIVLVGKMQKPVLKALDYAIAARHVSLEAVHVSIDEEETENLIIDWAKQNIQVPLNIVASPYRDISWPLICYIKDRREEYGSEVVTVYTPIYIVGHWWESLLHNHKARRLRQKLMLVHGVTIALVPWLLDSSELIYGRRSRPIPGQERRGEPVRSHPIPRKPLEPVAVDTTSVTVSQAPTGPKSSPASPPMKPRSRPVNPNRRKRK from the coding sequence GTGACTCCAGAGGGGAACCCCCCAGCACCAGAAGCCCGATCACCGAAACGGTGGATAATCGGCGAACCGCTCCCCAGCGAACACCTGGACGGGCAGCTGCTTCCGAAGCACCTGGCGCTGCCGATTTTCGCCAGTGACCCGCTCTCCAGTGTCGCGTACGCGCCGCAGGAACTGCTCATGATCCTCACCCTCGGCGGACTCGCTTTCCTGAGCTTCGCACCCTGGGTCGCCGCCGTGGTCGTGCTCCTCCTCGTGGTGGTCGTGGCCTCGTACCGCCAGCTCATCAAGGCCTACCCGAACGGCGGCGGCGACTACGAAGTCGCGTCGAAGAACCTCGGCGAAAAAGCCGGCCTCGTCGTCGCATCCGCCCTGCTCGTGGACTACGTGATGACCGTGGTGGTCTCGGTCGCCAGCGGTGTGGACAACATCATCTCGGCGCTGCCGGGCCTCGCGCCCTTCCGGGTGGAGCTGGCCGTGCTCTTCGTGATCCTGCTCGCCGCGGTGAATCTGCGCGGTGTGGCCGAATCCAGCAAGGCCTTCGCTCTGCCCACCTATCTCTTCATCGGCAGCGTACTGCTCATGATCGTGGTCGGCTTGGGCCGGGTGGCCCTGGGCGACGCACCGGTGGCCGAGTCGGCCGGCTTCGACGTGCAGGCGCATAACCTGGCGCAGACGGCGTTCATCCTGCTCTTGCTGCGGTCCTTCGCCAGCGGATGTAGCGCCCTGACCGGCGTGGAGGCCATCGCCAACGGCGTGCCGGCCTTCAAGCGCCCCAAGATCAAGAACGCCCAGATCACGCTGACCCTCATGGGCGCCATCGCGATCACGCTGTTCGTGGGCCTCACCGCGCTGGCGCTGTTCTCCAAGGTGCATTACGCGGAGAACCCCTGTGACCTGATCGGCTGGGCCGAGTGCGCCACCGAGCCGCAGCGCAGCCTGATCGCGCAGATCGCGGCCGCCACCTTCGGCAACAACTCGCTGATGTTCTTCGTCCTGCAGGGCGCCACGGCGATGGTGCTGTTGCTGGCCGCGAACACAGCGTTCAACGGGTTCCCGCTGCTGGGCAGCGTGCTGGCCCGCGACTCCTACGCACCGAAATCGCTGAGCACCCGCGGCGACCGCCTGATCTACTCGAACGGTGTGGTGCTGCTCGCGCTGGCCGCGATCGTGATCATCGTGGTCTACCAGGCCAACCTCACGGTGCTGATCCAGCTGTACATCATCGGCGTCTTCGTGTCGTTCACGATCGGACAGACGGGCATGGTCAAGCACTGGCTCACCCTGCTCAAGACCGATCCGCCCAACCGGGGCTCGATCATCCGGAGTCTGTCGATCAACGGTTTCGGCGCCCTGCTCACCGGTGTGGTGCTGATCGTGGTGACCATCACCAAGTTCACCCACGGTGCGTGGCTGGTGTTCCTGATGATGCCCATCCTGTTCATGCTGATGCTGGGCGTGAACCGGTACTACCGCGACGTCGCCAAGGAGGTCGAGGTCGATCCGATCACGACGTTCGGCTCGCAGGGCGACCACGCCATCGTTCTCGTCGGCAAGATGCAGAAGCCTGTGCTCAAGGCCCTGGACTACGCCATCGCGGCGCGCCACGTGAGCCTCGAGGCCGTGCACGTGTCGATCGACGAGGAGGAGACCGAGAACCTCATCATCGACTGGGCCAAGCAGAACATCCAGGTTCCGCTGAACATCGTCGCATCGCCGTACCGTGACATCAGCTGGCCGCTGATCTGTTACATCAAGGATCGCCGTGAAGAATACGGTTCAGAGGTCGTCACCGTGTACACGCCGATCTACATCGTCGGACACTGGTGGGAGTCGTTGCTGCACAACCACAAGGCCCGCCGCCTGCGCCAGAAACTGATGCTCGTGCACGGCGTGACCATCGCGCTCGTGCCGTGGCTGCTGGACTCCTCCGAGCTCATCTACGGACGCCGGTCCCGGCCGATCCCCGGCCAGGAGCGCCGTGGCGAGCCCGTGCGGTCGCACCCGATCCCGCGGAAGCCCCTCGAGCCTGTCGCGGTCGACACGACCAGTGTCACGGTGTCGCAGGCGCCGACCGGGCCGAAGTCGAGCCCGGCCAGCCCACCGATGAAGCCGCGGTCGCGACCAGTCAACCCGAACCGGCGCAAGCGAAAGTAG
- a CDS encoding NAD(P)-binding domain-containing protein produces the protein MATSTTTTTTVPVVIIGAGQAGLSVAYHLKRFGLAAGRDFVVFDRGLEAGGAWQYRWESLRLGAAHRVNDLPGLSELGLSFETADRSRPARDVVTEYYQRFEEHFELNVVRPVAVDSVFNRRADLVVRTSSPAYGDRETLAGLLVNATGTWGAPFIPHYPGAASFAGRQLHTNGFVDAAEFAGQHVVVVGGGTSAIGFLLELDGVAASLTWASRRPVDWVHTEHLDLEGASAAVAMQDEAARAGRALPSIVSGTGVPVSRRIQAGIDRGLLVERPMFAAIEPTGVRWPDGTFTEADAIIWATGFRPELRHLAPLKLRDKAGGLVVGAGSSWTDPRIFLAGYGPQASTIGARRAGRVIARQIIALL, from the coding sequence ATGGCCACGAGCACCACCACAACCACGACTGTACCCGTCGTGATCATCGGCGCCGGCCAGGCCGGACTCTCCGTGGCGTACCATCTCAAGCGCTTCGGACTCGCGGCGGGCCGTGACTTCGTGGTCTTCGATCGCGGCCTTGAGGCAGGCGGGGCGTGGCAGTACCGCTGGGAATCCCTGCGGCTGGGCGCCGCCCACAGGGTCAACGACCTGCCGGGGCTCTCCGAGTTGGGGTTGAGCTTCGAGACCGCCGACCGCAGCCGACCGGCACGTGACGTCGTGACGGAGTACTACCAGCGCTTCGAGGAGCACTTCGAGCTCAACGTCGTGCGTCCGGTCGCGGTCGACTCCGTATTCAACCGTCGCGCCGACCTGGTCGTGCGCACGAGCTCGCCGGCCTACGGCGACCGTGAGACCCTGGCGGGCCTGTTGGTCAATGCCACGGGAACCTGGGGCGCACCCTTCATCCCGCACTATCCGGGGGCCGCGTCATTCGCCGGTCGTCAGCTGCACACCAACGGTTTTGTGGATGCGGCCGAGTTTGCCGGTCAGCACGTTGTGGTCGTGGGTGGCGGAACCTCCGCCATCGGATTCCTGTTGGAGCTCGACGGGGTGGCCGCGAGTCTCACCTGGGCGTCCCGCCGGCCGGTCGATTGGGTGCACACCGAGCATCTCGACCTGGAGGGGGCCTCGGCTGCCGTGGCCATGCAGGACGAAGCCGCCCGGGCGGGCCGGGCTCTCCCCAGCATCGTCAGCGGCACGGGCGTGCCGGTGAGCAGGCGTATCCAGGCCGGGATCGACCGAGGTCTGCTCGTGGAGCGGCCGATGTTCGCCGCCATCGAGCCGACCGGCGTGCGGTGGCCCGACGGCACGTTCACCGAGGCCGACGCCATTATCTGGGCGACCGGCTTCCGGCCGGAGCTGCGCCATCTGGCACCGCTGAAGCTGCGTGACAAGGCCGGCGGACTCGTGGTCGGGGCCGGGTCGTCGTGGACCGACCCCCGCATCTTCCTCGCCGGCTACGGCCCGCAGGCCAGCACCATCGGTGCCCGGCGGGCCGGCCGGGTGATCGCCCGGCAGATCATCGCCCTGCTCTGA
- a CDS encoding DUF3073 domain-containing protein codes for MGRGRQKAKHTKVARELKYFSPDTNYNALERELTGHPATDPRLDEDLAKWPEYEANKTTSDDPDDYVDHYDTEDEKKRA; via the coding sequence ATGGGGCGCGGCCGTCAAAAAGCAAAGCACACCAAGGTCGCCCGCGAGCTGAAGTATTTCAGCCCGGACACCAACTACAACGCGCTCGAACGCGAGCTCACCGGGCATCCGGCGACCGACCCGCGACTCGACGAAGACCTGGCCAAGTGGCCGGAATACGAAGCGAACAAGACGACGTCAGACGACCCCGACGACTACGTCGACCACTACGACACCGAAGACGAGAAGAAGCGCGCCTAG
- the purM gene encoding phosphoribosylformylglycinamidine cyclo-ligase translates to MSNATYAAAGVDTHAGDLAVSLMKKAVSATHGPEVLGGFGGFAGLYDVSFLTNYTRPLLATSTDGVGTKVAIAQALDKHDTIGQDLVGMVVDDIIVVGARPLFMTDYIACGKVVPERIASIVEGIAKACAATGTALVGGETAEHPGLLGPDDYDVAGAATGVVEADQVLGAERVQSGDVVIAMASSGLHSNGYSLVRHILAQKGIGYTDTSAELGGVIGEALLEPTRLYTGPLLSVLADPELAGVVHSLSHVTGGGIAANLARVLPVGSWVEVDRSTWSPAPVFRVLGDMAGTTLESAEGTWNLGVGMFAVVAANAASSVIARLKSEGIPSWVAGRVSMAPHDLTGFEQGAKGVNGGAVRLVGTYAT, encoded by the coding sequence ATGAGCAACGCAACCTACGCAGCCGCCGGAGTCGACACCCACGCGGGTGACCTCGCGGTGTCCCTGATGAAGAAGGCCGTCTCGGCCACGCACGGCCCCGAGGTCCTCGGCGGCTTCGGCGGCTTCGCCGGGCTCTACGACGTGTCCTTCCTCACCAACTACACCCGCCCGCTGCTGGCGACGTCGACGGATGGCGTGGGCACCAAGGTCGCCATCGCCCAGGCGCTCGACAAGCACGACACCATCGGGCAAGACCTGGTGGGCATGGTCGTCGACGACATCATCGTCGTGGGCGCCCGCCCGCTCTTCATGACCGACTACATCGCTTGCGGCAAGGTCGTTCCGGAGCGCATCGCGTCGATCGTCGAGGGCATCGCCAAGGCCTGCGCCGCCACCGGCACCGCCCTCGTCGGCGGTGAGACCGCCGAACACCCCGGCCTGCTCGGACCGGACGACTATGACGTCGCGGGTGCGGCGACCGGCGTTGTCGAGGCCGACCAGGTCCTCGGCGCCGAGCGGGTGCAGTCCGGTGACGTCGTCATCGCGATGGCCTCCTCAGGCCTGCACTCCAACGGCTACTCGCTCGTGCGGCACATCCTCGCTCAGAAGGGGATCGGTTACACCGACACCTCCGCCGAGCTCGGCGGCGTCATCGGCGAAGCGCTGCTCGAGCCCACCCGGCTCTACACCGGTCCGCTGCTCAGCGTGCTGGCCGACCCCGAACTGGCCGGTGTCGTGCACTCGCTCAGCCACGTCACCGGCGGCGGTATCGCCGCCAACCTGGCCCGGGTGCTGCCCGTCGGCAGCTGGGTCGAGGTCGATCGGTCCACCTGGTCGCCCGCTCCGGTTTTCCGGGTGCTCGGCGACATGGCCGGAACCACGCTGGAAAGCGCCGAAGGCACCTGGAACCTTGGCGTGGGCATGTTCGCCGTCGTCGCGGCCAACGCCGCATCCTCCGTCATTGCACGACTGAAGTCTGAGGGCATCCCGTCCTGGGTTGCCGGCCGCGTCTCGATGGCGCCGCACGATCTCACCGGGTTCGAGCAGGGTGCCAAGGGTGTCAACGGTGGCGCCGTGCGTCTCGTCGGCACCTACGCCACGTAG